From the Mycobacterium noviomagense genome, the window CAGCGCCGCGCGACGTGCCGTACCAGATGGACGTCACCTCCGAGCAGTACCAGTCCGGCCAGCCGCCGCGTACCCGCAGCGTGGTGCTCAAGGTGTTCGAGGATCTCGGGGGCCCGCGTCCGTCGACCTTCTACAAGGGGTTCAACTACGACCTGACCCGGCATCAGGCGGTGACGTTCGACACGCTGTTCGTGCCCGGGGCCAAACCGCTGGACAGCATCTATCCGATCGTGCAGCGTGAGTTGGGCCGCCAAAGCGGGCTCGGCGGGGCGGTACCACCAGGCGTGGGCCGAGACTCTTCCCACTACCAGAACTTCGCCATCACCGACGACGAGCTGATCTTCTACTTCGCACCGGGTGAACTGCTGCCACCGGCCGCCGGCGCCAGCCAGGTGCGGGTGCCGCGCAACGCGGTCCCGCCGCTGACGGTATAAGCGCTGACGATATGAGGCGGCGCTACTTCGGCGCGAAGCTGTAAACCTGGCCATCGCTGGTAGCTGTAACCACGCGGCGATCGTGGCCGATCGACACGCCCACGGGATAGCCGGTGGCTTTGGGCAGCGGATAGCTGTTGAGGGTATGGCCGTTGGCCGGATCGACGACCAGCAACGACAATCCCGGCGCGCCCGGGCCGGGAGTACCGGTGACCACCGTGTAGCCGACGCCTGCGCCGGCCAGGCTCGACGACGACAGCGGGCTGATGTCGTCGCGGCGCCACAGCGGTTGGGCGTGGTCACCGGCGTCCTTGAAAGCGGCCAGTCGGGTGTCGGGGCCGCCGCCGGACACAATCAATCCGCCCGGCGACACCGCGGGCGGTGTCTGGGCCAAAAAGTGCAGCGGCACAGACCATTTCGGTTTGCCGTCGGCGGTGTTGAGCGCCCACAGCCGCTCGTCGCGGCCATTGACGTAAACCGTCGACCCGTCAGCGGAGAGCACCGGGCTGGCCAGCACCCCGGCGGCGACTGCGTCGCTGGTCCATTCCCGGGTCAACAGCGGATTCTGCGCAGGGTGGTACTTCAGCGCCACCAGCACCGCAGCCTTAGCGCCCGGCTGCCACAGGCCGATCACCACTGTCCCGCTAGACGGGGCGAAGGCCGGCGCCGCCGCGACCGGACAGCCTGACCGAGC encodes:
- a CDS encoding PQQ-binding-like beta-propeller repeat protein, encoding MEAYNAIFRRRERNRRAPRAVAVLAVITLAGCGNTDSWVDAAPAQGWPAQYGDAANSSYTSNAGATTLALQWTRSVKGSLAAGPALSTRGWLVLNAQTPSGCSLMEWENTDNGRQRWCVRLVQGGDFAGPLFDGFDNVYVGQPGAMLSFPPTQWTRWRAPVIGMPSTPRLVDGGRLLVVTHLGQVVVFDAHRGTVVGSPLDLVDGVDPTDPIRGLTDCAPARSGCPVAAAPAFAPSSGTVVIGLWQPGAKAAVLVALKYHPAQNPLLTREWTSDAVAAGVLASPVLSADGSTVYVNGRDERLWALNTADGKPKWSVPLHFLAQTPPAVSPGGLIVSGGGPDTRLAAFKDAGDHAQPLWRRDDISPLSSSSLAGAGVGYTVVTGTPGPGAPGLSLLVVDPANGHTLNSYPLPKATGYPVGVSIGHDRRVVTATSDGQVYSFAPK
- a CDS encoding esterase, translating into MRNWIVAAVLAAAMLVTWCVGPAVRAQSPCASLGGTVDGQMCQVQASNPTYAVNMSFPADYPDEQAMTDFLTQNRDGFVSVAQTSAPRDVPYQMDVTSEQYQSGQPPRTRSVVLKVFEDLGGPRPSTFYKGFNYDLTRHQAVTFDTLFVPGAKPLDSIYPIVQRELGRQSGLGGAVPPGVGRDSSHYQNFAITDDELIFYFAPGELLPPAAGASQVRVPRNAVPPLTV